From a single Capsicum annuum cultivar UCD-10X-F1 chromosome 12, UCD10Xv1.1, whole genome shotgun sequence genomic region:
- the LOC107849229 gene encoding uncharacterized protein LOC107849229: MKELVIRKDRKKRGVEDQPKIKWGSLTLASALEIEGKLTTPGAWRVKGMWIGDWWWNEEVKRKVKTKKVAYAKLVKIKDDEEKWTNKEKYKLARKEAKVAVTAAKTMAFESLYAALEEKEGDRKLYSLSKDMEWKVRDLDQVKCIKGEDDKVLVEDALIRKRCIKVEGVKGAIRRMRRGRTTGTDEIPMDFWKSIDGTKLRLRRIMPISENHFGFMPDRSITEVIYLVKRLVEQFKERKKDLHMVFIDLEKMYDKVPREILWRCVEARGVPVAYIRSIQDMYDDAKT, encoded by the exons ATGAAGGAATTGGTAATCAGAAAGGACAGAAAAAAGAGGGGAGTGGAGGATCAACCCAAGATTAAGTGGGGTAGTTTGACTTTGGCAAGTGCGTTGGAGATAGAGGGAAAGTTGACGACTCCGGGGGCTTGGAGAGTAAaggggatgtggata ggggactggtggtggaatgaagaagtcaAACGGAAGGTGAAGACTAAGAAGgtggcgtatgctaagttggtaaagatcaaggatgatgaggaGAAGTGGACGAATAAAGAAaagtataagttagctaggaaagaggctaaggTAGCGGTTACTGCGGCGAAAACAATGGCtttcgagagcttgtatgcggctttagaggagaaagaagGGGATAGAAAGTTGTATAGTCTTTCCAAGGATATGGAATGGAAGGTgcgtgaccttgaccaagtgaagtgcatcaagggaGAGGATGACaaagtgttggtggaggatgccctcattaggaagAG GTGTATCAAGGTGGAGGGGGTAAAGGgggctattcgcaggatgcgtaGGGGCAGGACGACTGGGACAGATGAGATTCCGATGGACTTTTGGAAGAGCATTGACGGGACAA AGTTGAGACtgagaaggatcatgccaattTCCGAGAATCATTTTGGTTTTATGCCAGATCGCTCGATTACTGAGGTCATTTACCTCGTGAAGAGATTAGTAGAGCAGTTTAAGGAGagaaagaaggacctgcacatggtgtttatcgatcttGAGAAGATGTATGACAAAGTTCCTAGAGAGATATTGTGGAGGTGcgtggaggctagaggggtgcctgTGGCATACATTAGGTCGATACAGGACATGTACGATGATGCGAAGACTTGA